The Leptodactylus fuscus isolate aLepFus1 chromosome 5, aLepFus1.hap2, whole genome shotgun sequence genome segment AATGCTATATATCAAGGCACATGAGGGGTTAAGTTACTGGACTCTGAGTATTTTCTACTACTCTGACGGACAGTCCCGCTTCTCAGTTGTGTAATCGAGTCAGTGCCCCAAAAGTAATGCTACAGCACCTGTGCCTAAGACATTGGAACGCAGTACTATTACAGCACTCAGTGTTAAGTATAGTATTTGTGAATAAGCTGTTTATTTTAGGTCCTGCAACACACTATCATAACATCTCCACTGGCTGAGGAGAGTATGGTTTTGGATTGTCCTTTTCACTCAGATATAGCCACACAATCTAGCCAGCATATACTGCTTAAATATAAAGGATAGAATAGGAAAGAATAGGAAACTGGTCATCTCCATTCCACAGTACAGACTGCTATTACATCACTGGTCATCTTGGTGCAGCAAAGAAACTCTACATAATCATCATGTCAATAGCGCATTTCTTGGCATGCTGTTCTTCTTCCTCTACGCCTACTCAATTTTTATCTCCGCTAGACTGATTTACATAAATGGACTTTTGACAAAAGTACTATAAACTGTACCCAGTGCATTCTTATCTACCTTTAGGTAAGAACGAAGAGATAGCCACATTTTTATATTCTGAACCTTCTTCAGACGAAAATGTGGAACTTCTGATTTTCTAGCTCTTCTGGCACTAGTCAAGTGACCAAATAACTTTGCAAACAGTAATCTCTGTAATGAAACAATTAAAATCATTTGTCATACATGGCAGAGACAATGGCATCGCTATAGCAAACAAGTCATCAGCATTCTACAAAGAAATGTTTGTGCCTTTAGTGGTGTAATGTGATATTTAATATTGGAAAGATATATAAATTGGCATATTCAATGTTACTTTATTAATTAACACAAATAATTAtatatgctgtgtgtatgtatatatatatatatatatatatatatatatatatatatatatatatatattttttttttatttatttattttttttttatttatttattttttccatgaaGAAGGGTCATGTGAAAATGTAACTTGACCTAACATCACTTATGTCAGTGAAATCAAGGAGGAACATATTAATCATCTTATTAAATGTGTAGTACTGTCATAGTCATTACATAGAAATACTTATATTCGATTATATTGCGTGGAACCAGTTAGTTAAAACCCTAGAATTCTGCACAAAGTCTTGTACTTGTAGACACTGATTTCACCAACTTAAATTTTGTTCCCAAAAATAAGCAATGGTCAGTGAGGCCTAAATTTTCAAACTCCTATTAAAGGAGTGTCCCAGTTCTTATTTTTTACCTGCGCAAAGGCTGAATGCTCACCTATCCATTTGGCTAGGGATAAAGAGGAGAGACTAGGTTCAGCGCCCCTcgatcttaggctccgttcccacggagtaacgcgctgctcatttagacatgtaaacatgtgtcagagcgaggcgcttcaaaacagatcccattgatttcaatgggtgctgggttacgcacgctacacattgaaatcagtgggttataaagcctcccattgatttcaatgtgtagcgtgcgtaagccggcatccattgaagtcaatgggatctgttttgaagcgcctcgctctgacacttgtttacgtgtctaaatgagtggcgcgttactccgtggaaacGGGGCCTTAGTTGACAATCAACCCACACACACAAGTGCTATAGCAAATCGGTGGCAGAGCAGTGATGATCTGAACAGAATCTCCACTGGATTCCTGGCTCACAGATGAGAGTATACAGTGTTTATTTAAAAGCCTCTGCAGGGGTTAAAACTAGGAACTGTAACCTTTTAATTATGTTAGTAAATGGATTTTGTGTTTAGGCCTCAGTGATCCAGTGCGTGCCTACCAAGAAAATCAGAAATACTTAGAAAAATGATGGGGGCAATGGAAGTCTACagatgtgtattatatatattataagcaCAGGCTTTTAATATGACAATGAACTTTTCCTTTACCAGCCATGATAAGGTCATGCTAAACATacctgtttgtatgttctctctgctacacataacaagaaaaagaaaatccAGACCAGGGAAACACGGACCACAAAACTAATCACCACCATAGAAATGACCATGATGTCTGTGCTGGACCCGAAAGCAATGGTGTACATTTCAGAGGCAGTAAGTGTTGCTAGCTGCTCCAAGTCTCTGGATTCAGACAGTCTAAAGGCAAAGGGAGTCAATCCGAGAATAAGGGAGATAAAGTTTCCGAACATCTGATATCCAATTCCTGGTGTGTAGCTGTTCACCTGAAACAAGTGCAGAAGATTTATTTTACTGTACAGAGTTATATGAACCTGCATAAACACATTAAACCAGTTAGATACAGCATATGATATCTCTTATGACCAAAATACATTGATAAAATAAAAAGGTCCAGATTCGCATACCAAGGACGTATGAAGGTTCCCAGGAACTAGTGATATGGCAACCTCATTAACTAATATATTCACTAAGCTTTCTACACTTAGGAGCCTGTAAGTCATCTATTTCTATGAGCAATGTCAGTATAAGTATAAGCAGCTTTGGTTGTCCAAAGTCTGTGCTATTTGGAGAGGATTTCTTTTTTGCCTTTTCTAAGTTTTGACATTAAACCAGTTCCATGGAAAGTCATTTCACCTTTCAGTACTGCCATGTGTAAAAATACTGTTTAACCTCTTAAAGGCAAGGTTCGTTTTTAGGGAAATCAGGTCAGTGTGTCTATACTGCTCTAAGACATAAGAGAAGGTGGATCAATATACATACATGATGCACAGACCTTGTCAGTCATATGCAAGTGATGATAATTTATGTGGTTATGCCACAAACCTCTCCTCTAGGACAGAGGATAAATTGCTGTTTGTTGGGGGCCCAGCCACCAAGACCCCCAGTGATCCTGAGAATGGATGTGTTTTGCCCAGTTTGTGAGTAGTAGCAGTGCATGCAGACAAAACCcaactctattcatttcaatgggaggaaaAGAAATAGTTCAGCACTTTACTTCACCACCGCTACATTCACAACAGTAGAAAACACCCAGTTCTCAGAATTAGTGGGGGTCTCCATGGTTGAGCCCTCATAAATCAGaaatatatcctctatcctatgtatacagaataaatattttttgtggcataaccACATTAAATGATTAAACAAAATTAATTGGGAGGTGGATGAGCCATGTAGTCCAGGGGTTACCAAGCCACTCTGATCTGTATCGAATTATCGTGGTCAAAGCAATGTCTCGCTCTGAACACACACACTTTAGCTCCACTCCTCAGTCTGTTATGCAGTCTGACAACTAAAGCTGTCAATGCACTTTAGATGTCAGCTGAACAATATCCATTCTGATCTCTTGTCCCTGGCCCCCATACATATAACTCCTTGGTTTAGCAGATCTTGCATTTATATGGAGACTGGCAGTGGCTTATGGCCCATGAGAACAAAAGGAATGCAACATGATTTCATCATCGAATTCAACATACCTGACCCCTCTGAAGACAACGTTTGCCACTGGAGCACAGTTGGGACACATAAGATGGTCAGTCAGTCCTGCTGAAGTTGCCAGGTTTGGCTGTCATTAGTGGCCAGCTATAGATCCAGcaatttaagggtccattcacacggagtaacgcgaggcgttttttgtgtttattttgtgcttatttttacagctgcaaaaagacgtttccattgagttctatagtaaagtaCGCCTGAaattttacgtccgttattttacggacgtaaaattacggacgtattttactatagaactcaatggaaacgtctttttacggccgtaaaaataagcacaaaaaacgcctcgcgttactctgtgtgaatggaccgtaaCTGTATTCTGAACTTTCACTATACTTTAACATTTTCTTGTGGAGTCCTATTTCCAGAAATTAAGGCTTTaccttattatttttattataattttttactaAAAGCATTCACAATTGTAGTAAATCTGAACCAAAGTACAGTACACAAGGTACTCATTACTTACCCGATTCATGATCATACCACTGATCTCCAAAACAGACATATCGGCTTTCTTACAGTCATTGCCCTCCCACACTATAGCACTGACTTTCTCAAGACCTGGATTACTGCTATGCAGCCAAGGTAAATGACTCTATGAAGAAGAAAACATTAAAATGTATCATTATCTGCTTGAAATACAGTGCAAAGGTTACCATTATGTTTTTGGAGACCAATGGATTCCTACAAAGGAATATCCTTTGGGAATTAAAGTTCATCTGATCAATATAAGTCAAGGATAAAACCAGCTGTTAAACACAACATGCAAAAATAAGTCTAGACACTATATGTAGAACATTTCGAGAAGGTTAAAATCAGCTTGTTTTCAATCAGTTTAGATTATGAAAGAGCAGGGAAGCAGGAAGGACCATATAGAAAGTTGTACTTTAATTATCTTGCAGAATAGTAAATTCACATAATACATTATTATAACTTTATATTTGTTCAGTAAAGTATCAATCCCCCTTTTTGGGAGCTCACTACACCAGAACCTAATGTTCCATTCATTCAGCTGTGGCTAGTCTAGGAAATAAAGGTTAGCACAAGGACAGTGTTTTTCCTGAATGAAACATGGTAGTTTCatcagactgtgtagggacacatTTTTGGACACTCCAATATTCTTAACTCTTAAAGAATGTAAGAATTTACAGCAAAAGATATGCCAGGAGAGGCGAGGCAGCAATCCAAACACTGATTAGAAGTAGCAGTTCACTCTTAGTTGACTATTGTCTGCtaactttaataaaaaaaaaaatgtccaccaCTAGCCAGActaaattctgtgaactttctcttcaaagctctgcggaaagaaccgcaatgcgatcacgcagtggttcttccagcagcgctttatcactgcgtttacggcccatggggccttagcctaactgagCTGTTTCTAGGGAAAACCATCCACATTTGGAGATGGCTCTGGTTTCATGTAAAGGCTGACCAAAAAACAgaaagatatcactagttaaaaaacaCACAGGGTAAAGAAATTGAGCTTTCCCGCCTGTGTTTTAACTAATGTTCTCTACATTTGTCTAGAGATAGATCAGTGATCTCAGGTGTACAGGACAAACTCTCCCAGGCAATGCTTAGTTAATGCATTGTTAATGGGAACTTTGTAgcggttttctattaaaaggaagtagGATTAGTTaagcatattacaaaaatgtttaccAAACAACGCTGAacacaatggcaaaaaaaaaacaaaaaaacactcaaaGAGTGAAAGAAATGTGTACCTGATGAAATGGATCATCTCTGAATTCCCTCTTCATGCACAAGTTTCCATGATTCGTGTCCGCATCGGTCTCACTGCTGCAGGATGAGCGACATTCGGCACAGTGCAGTAGGTCTTCCCAGAGAACATCCTCAGTTTCAGATTCTGGTCGAGTACTTTCAGAATCCTGTCGAGAACTTGAGCAGCGAGAACTACAACTGGTTCCTGATTTTTGAATGtcctaaaaaaaatatttccgtTATCCAACATTTGTGTcatattgtgtaaaaaaaaataaataataaaaataaatcttaTATCTTAATGCCACAAATAGGTGAAAGGTATGCCttaaaagggattttctgagataTCTTTTTTGTTGGCCTGTATTCAAAATAGGTAGGGGTTTTATACACCGCGCCCACACCGATCAGCAGTTTGGGACCGCTGGCTATGTGatggaagcagagctgcagtattgtCAAAATTTCACTATACAATGTTCACAACCCTTTGCTTCCAGCAAAGCTTACCAAGCCTGCCCACTGATTAGTACTGGGCTGTGTGGCAGACCCCACCTATTAGATATTCAAGAGCTCTCCATGACTTTAGAACAGCTCAGCGACTTCAAGCAACACTAGTACATATTTGGTGCTTATTGTGAAAATTGTATCAAAACAGATTTTATTTGCTGGCCTTGTTTTCTTAGTACCCACAACCATCCCAGTTACATACCCTCACAGATGACCTTCCTCCATTATACACTGTAGTATTATACCTCAGTCGTACAAAAAATAGCACAAACAAAGGACACCATAGCATTTCACATCATCGAATATGGGCAAGACAATGGAAACAATACATCCTATATGTAAATAAACCCCGCCAACAGCATCAATGATTTTCTCTTATTTAGCAAGTCGATTGTGCCACCACATATTGCTCCAGTGACATTAGGAATTAAAGATACAGAACACAGATATATTTAGAGCGAATTACATCTTGAATTGAACATTTAATTATTCTACTTCAGCAATTAAAGCCAAAAGACGCAAACATCATGCCATACCTCTCCGGGGACTGAAAGTTATTGACCTAAGTAAATGAAACAAAGGAGACATCTAACCTGATTCTCTGATATTAAAAGAAGCTAAGCCCCCGCAATTACATATGAAAATTCACTGGAAAAGGAACAGAGAACTTAATATGACTATGAACGCCTTATGCAGACGACTGAGTACATTGGTCATGGACACACAGTATTTTTTTCACAGCAAGGACTATCAACACCATTTTCAAGGACCTGATTCACCCATTGAGTGcagcaaaaagctgcatttagatGGCTCTCTGCTCTTTGTCTCTGGTTGGGCTGGTCTGAGATAGCTCATATTAAAGAGAGaaaacccaatttttttttttccaaccgaCTTACCTCTAGTAGATACCACTAGAACTACAAATTTTAGTAtacactacattgccaagtttttAATGCATACCATAAAATCATTGAGTTTTAATTTGAGAACAATTATACAAAGttctcaatggctttttttttttttttagtgatatCTAACTAGGTATGGATACTTGTCTATCAAAACCACCTACAAAACACCACCACATGCAAAGCAGCAACATTCTACGCAACCTGGCAGTATACAGTGCAACCTGTAGTGCAGGCTGCACAAGATATCGGCTATAGAgagaaaaaataacaataaaaaacaaaacaaaaaataatatatatataagggttagttcacatgtgaGTGGAATTTGACACggtggctgcctcagattccgctCCAAAAAACCGCTAGCCGTgaccggattaggcctaaatgaatgggcctagtcggtagggaggtgttgcgaggcgaatgtccgcggctgaatccacctgaagaaagggcatgtcgcttctttattccaagagcgggaacaaactgcttgtggaaaaaggaaatgaccggctcctgttgatttcaatgggaggcgttttttagccggattctgacgcggattccatgtgaactagccttaaaaGTCAATGTGAACCCTCCATAAACCACAACAAATCATGCACTTTGGTAAAGGTGAGATAACCTCTGCTAGAATTCTATTTTGTCTACAAAGCTTAAAGGAGGAGGACTGATTTTCTACCTCAGTTGTATAATGCTTTTTGTAATGATGAGGTTTTCGGTTCCTAAGCATGCTGTCACCATGAGAGCGGTCCATACTACGCCGTGCCGTGTATCCTGTGCTTGGGTCATCTTCACTGGAGACCTCATCTGAGATGTTTGCAGGAGACCTCGGAACATCCTGGATAGCAATAATTGTGTGTGAGTACATGAAAATCATTACATAACACAAGTTTTTCAACAGTTCACATACATTTGAAGTGTCTGGTTAATCTGTCTGAACAACCAACACATTCCAAGGAAATACTGGAAGTCAGGGTGCCTTTATTCTGAAGAGACATGTATTTCTGCACCACCTGGAAAGGATTAGTTACTCATTTATACATACCAACCAACCATACGACAGTGGTATTACCTCAATCAAAATTCagatacaaattaaaaaaataaattatgttttAGAAATTACCATTTTGGTTTTATTGTACATTGTCTTGGTTTGCGCCTGATGTATCCGGTTTGTAGCTGCTGCCCATGTAGTTTCCTCAGAGTGGATTGGTTCACTTTGAGGTTCATGTACTTGAACCCCATCCTCGCTGCTTTTACCTGTTAATCTCCCTTCTAATGACACATAACCGTTGTCAGTTTCTGTAGATTTGTCGATGGAATTTTTGGCTTTCTTTGAACTGAAGTGAAAAGGGTCATAAAAGGTAAAAGATAAAGTTATCACATTGATAAAGAAAACACAGCTAGAGCATCAAATTAAGTCCGGACACTAGATGACCGACAGTATATTACTTATTAAAATAATCTAAATAAAATCATTTATTAAACTAGTATATGACCATCCCAACACCATAATTGAATAAAAGGATAAAATATTTTAAATCAGACTAAAATAGAAAAAGTGGTTTCaagcaaataaataaaagaaaacataTCAAAACCGAGGAGCCTGGTGATTTGCATCAACTTTTAGTGGGACTATAGTGCGTAACTGCGATAATTTATTCCATATTACAATGATGTACATGGTAAATAACATGTGGTTATTTCAATAAAGAAGCTTGTTAGGCTGTGTTGCACAAAGTTGAAAAGTGCGTcagaaaaagcattttttttaaattttatttttttttttttttttaaaggccacGTGCTATTAAATCTTGTACAGTGTTAAACTTGtgtgttttaccttttaattCAGTTATCATTGACTAAAAAGGCAAAACGCTAAAGTTTCTTTAAAAAGCGTTGTGTGAACACTGTACAAGATTTAATATCTTGTCcacaagtacaaaatgctaaatgacacacTTCATTTGACTGCCACTGTtcccctgaattttttttttttttttaaatccaccaattcaaaagatatggccctgaTAGCTTAAAGGTAAATGTAACCTTATTCATTAAGTGGGCAGTAGAGCAGCCTTTAGTGTTTCTCAGAGAAAATAAAAGGATAATGCCCACTCAGTGAATAAGACATTAATAAGATTCCAGGGACAATACCTTTTGGAGAGAGAAAGATAAtaaatattatagatatataatttatattaacTAATTTGTTTATAGGGTCACAACAGAAATCACATGATCTATGTAATTTAGTATTGATTgtggtgacaggtcttctttaaaggggttgtcctaggaTAAGCAGTATTCTGCAAGATGGCTGGGGAAAGTGAgaattacatatataaatatagccaCAGAAacccattctcacctgtccccagtgctctggtgaCTCCCACCAAGGTCTGTTGCTGCTGCTCCTGGGGTcttccaccaaaacaagaccTGTAACAGCAGGATCGGACCATGGTGGAAGACAATGGGTGGAAGCACTAGGGACAGAAGAGTATgattcccccaccaccaccactttcCTCGCCCCCttgcataaaaaaacaaaacaaaaaaaccccccgcttatcctgcataacccctttaagtgacccaGTTGAGTGTCTTCAGTAGGTTCTCTACAACATGTTATGATATGGAGCATACAAGTCTTTTATTACAGATGAATGACTCACAAATACCAACAACAGAAAATGTCAGACAATATCCTGCTCACAAAAACTCTGATAAAGTTCATATGCTATGAaatttgcaatatatatatatatatatatatatatatatatatatatatatatatatatatatatattaatacagtACAAAAATTTACATAAAGAATTTGTCTACTTAGTTTTATTCTGAAGCTATAATTCTTTCAATGTGGACTCAAAGTCAAAACTTAGCAAAAACTAAGGATCGAAtataagaaagtaaaaaaaaaaaaaaagctgcaagatCAGACTACTCCGTGTTTGGTCGCAGTCTGTAACCATAGGGACATCTAAGTCTGCACAGCAGCTACAGACCAATACGATAGGATTTTAATTTTTAGTCTACAAGTAAATTTGATAAATTTTCTAACATTAGTAATATTAACAGACCTAGTTTATTATTAAAAATCAATATTGGCACTCATTAAAAAGTGACAACATGTTAGGCAATGTCCACCACAGAGTGCGTCTAAAATAATGGACGAAAAAATAGAGTCCTTCGGGATCCATTGCAGTCCATCATTTGACAGATCTATATTACGGTTTAATCCTACGACGGacccctgtttacatcttgggagacagatttgcatattcttcccaaggaCCCCTTAGTGGTAATTAACCAATCTGTAGCCCATGCAATGCAGTTCTCAATTTGGaatcttttatatgtattatactaAACTTGATCAGAATTAGTAGAGCACTCACGACAACAAACACAAATAAGCAGCACGAAGACTGACAGAAACATAACATGTAAGAGATAGACAATATTCCTTCTACTGACAAGTTGACTTTTTGTGCATTTCCAAACAGAAGGAAATTAGATCTAAGCCTGCCAACCATAAACTATGTATGAGGTGCTGTGCCAAACGCATTTCTGTTtcacagcccctttaatttttaaaCAGGTACAATTTCAAGTTCAAATGAATAAACAATCCAGCTAATGTCTCGTCCTCAGACTTCAGTAGCTCCTTCACCAAAAActtatttttacaattttattacaGCATAAATATGTTTTTACAAGTCATTTAAAAACCAAAACACATGCTGTTCAATCCATTCAGTTTCACAGCCGACTTCAGTTAATTTAGTGATTTTTCATTATATGATTTAAAGTGGTTACACTGTcgataaaaattattttaaaaattctTAGAATGATGcacgatttatttatttattttttaattaaccaCCATTTTGACATTTTTCTAAATTATTGGCTGGAAACGCCCGCAaaataaccttcaaatccaaaaAGGATACCACTAAACATGTGCCACGAATGAGTATGACAGTTGTTCttctaatgtaatttttttcttaaGGAAAATTGTTATTTCTAGGTTTATGGCAGGCAAGTACATAGCTCATATAATATATTTTGCATGTAAACTATGATGCCAATGATTTCCAGAGAAGGGATACTGCATCTCTCCAAGAAAACAAAGCTTGGAATAAATACAAACCCTGATAAAAAGAAAGCAGCATGCCAGATATCTCTGAAGACTGCGCCAATACTGTGAGAGGTGCTTGTACCGTAGTTCTGCAAAGTCCcctcctgtgtattatctgtggtaCTAGAGCCGTCGCCTTCCCTATGTACTTCCAAGTGTGCTGCTTTTCTCAATTTCCTTCAGCAGAAGAGATGAAAAAGTGGGAGGGCCTTCATCATTGACTTGCAATGGGGCAATGAAACAATGGTTGTAGCTAGGATACTTTTACAAACGTAGTGTAGATAAAAAGGGACAATGGCTCATTTCTTGCCATGAGATTGGATTTTGAACAATTCCGTTGTATGTTGAATCTAGTTCAGACCCTAACATGGCTCTGACCATAAACCCTTTACAGGAATGTACGGACAGAGATGTGCAATGAATGCTGATCCTTAcctgtgtaagggtgcattcacactgagtaaacgctagcttattttgtagagtaaaattacacttgtaaattttgctatcccattgacttcaatgatatttttttacaagtgtaaaaatacgcctgtaaaaaatacgcctgtaaaaatacgcctgtaaaatgtcattgaagtcaatgggatagcaaaatttacaagtgtaattttactttacaaaataagctagcgtttactcagtgtgaatgcaccctaatgcagCATTCACTAAACCGAAAATGTGGGACAAGGATATAACCAGATTAGAACTATCCATTTTGTTAACCGCTGTGTTAAGCCTCAGATGTCAAAATCTTATCCACCTGAAAATACTGGCATGTCACAGGGACCTGTACACCACATAGTACATTGCTGAGACAATCCATTCTGAGGTCAAcaccagcttaaagaggacctttcatcagattgggcacaggcagttctatatactgctggaaagctgacagtgcgctgaattcagcgaactgtcggctttcctgatctgtgccccgggtaaagcgccatcggtcccggtaccgtagggctttacagtcagaagggcgtttctgacagtcggtcagatacgtccttcttcaaagtagcgcctatcgcgctgtacagtgtgagcggggaggaacgccccctcccctcctgataatactcgtctatggacaagcactgtgagcagagggagggggcgttcctccctgctcacactgtacagcgcgataggcgctgctgtggagaaggacgtacctgaaagactgtcagaaatgcacttctgactgtaaagagctacggtaccggcaccgatagctctttactcagggcacagatcaggaaagctgacagtgcgttgaattcagcgcactgttggctttccagcaatatatagaactgcctgtgcccaaatcggtgaaaggtcctctttaaatgcctgTGTACCAAAAAAGTACATCTACTTACAGGCACTTAATATTTAGGATGTGATACATGCCAGaaatattattgttttatatGAACGAATGTCAGCTTAGAAAATGGCCAATTTTATTTTGGAAAAGAAGGTAAATAATCTAAATTATtcttttgtatatattgtatatttctaTAAACTGCTCTTGTTCCTACATCACTATTATACAACTGAACTATTTGGTTTTACACTCCTTACCAGCAATCTAAAGGTCCGTCTAGTCACCTCCCTTTTGTTACTCTTTTTTTTCACTAACTTTTTTAAActatggaattttttattttttttttcaaaaaatctttCTGGG includes the following:
- the PHTF2 gene encoding protein PHTF2 isoform X2, with the protein product MVTAFIMNSLTPNTSSFDGVFYDCMQFIRLGLRNKPKKTGHVKPDLIDVDLVRGSAFAKAKPESPWTSLTRKGIVRVVFFPFFFRWWLQVTSKVIFSWLLLLYLLQVASVVLFIISPGPHCVPLTEVVGPIWLMLLLGTVHCQIVSTRTVKSPPVIGGKRRRKLRKAAHLEVHREGDGSSTTDNTQEGTLQNYGTSTSHSIGAVFRDIWHAAFFLSGSKKAKNSIDKSTETDNGYVSLEGRLTGKSSEDGVQVHEPQSEPIHSEETTWAAATNRIHQAQTKTMYNKTKMDVPRSPANISDEVSSEDDPSTGYTARRSMDRSHGDSMLRNRKPHHYKKHYTTEDIQKSGTSCSSRCSSSRQDSESTRPESETEDVLWEDLLHCAECRSSCSSETDADTNHGNLCMKREFRDDPFHQSHLPWLHSSNPGLEKVSAIVWEGNDCKKADMSVLEISGMIMNRVNSYTPGIGYQMFGNFISLILGLTPFAFRLSESRDLEQLATLTASEMYTIAFGSSTDIMVISMVVISFVVRVSLVWIFFFLLCVAERTYKQRLLFAKLFGHLTSARRARKSEVPHFRLKKVQNIKMWLSLRSYLKRRGPQRSVDVIVSSAFLLTISVVFICCAQLLHIHETFLECHYNWELVIWCISLTLFLLRFVTLGSETSKKYSNTSILLTEQINLYLKMEKKPNKKEELTLVNNVLKLATKLLKELDSPFRLYGLTMNPLLYNITQVVILSAVSGVISDLLGFNLKLWKIKS
- the PHTF2 gene encoding protein PHTF2 isoform X3 is translated as MASKVTDAIVWYQKKIGAYDQQIWEKSVEQREIKGLRNKPKKTGHVKPDLIDVDLVRGSAFAKAKPESPWTSLTRKGIVRVVFFPFFFRWWLQVTSKVIFSWLLLLYLLQVASVVLFIISPGPHCVPLTEVVGPIWLMLLLGTVHCQIVSTRTVKSPPVIGGKRRSSKKAKNSIDKSTETDNGYVSLEGRLTGKSSEDGVQVHEPQSEPIHSEETTWAAATNRIHQAQTKTMYNKTKMDVPRSPANISDEVSSEDDPSTGYTARRSMDRSHGDSMLRNRKPHHYKKHYTTEDIQKSGTSCSSRCSSSRQDSESTRPESETEDVLWEDLLHCAECRSSCSSETDADTNHGNLCMKREFRDDPFHQSHLPWLHSSNPGLEKVSAIVWEGNDCKKADMSVLEISGMIMNRVNSYTPGIGYQMFGNFISLILGLTPFAFRLSESRDLEQLATLTASEMYTIAFGSSTDIMVISMVVISFVVRVSLVWIFFFLLCVAERTYKQRLLFAKLFGHLTSARRARKSEVPHFRLKKVQNIKMWLSLRSYLKRRGPQRSVDVIVSSAFLLTISVVFICCAQLLHIHETFLECHYNWELVIWCISLTLFLLRFVTLGSETSKKYSNTSILLTEQINLYLKMEKKPNKKEELTLVNNVLKLATKLLKELDSPFRLYGLTMNPLLYNITQVVILSAVSGVISDLLGFNLKLWKIKS
- the PHTF2 gene encoding protein PHTF2 isoform X4, with amino-acid sequence MGKICGTKGNQVASVVLFIISPGPHCVPLTEVVGPIWLMLLLGTVHCQIVSTRTVKSPPVIGGKRRRKLRKAAHLEVHREGDGSSTTDNTQEGTLQNYGTSTSHSIGAVFRDIWHAAFFLSGSKKAKNSIDKSTETDNGYVSLEGRLTGKSSEDGVQVHEPQSEPIHSEETTWAAATNRIHQAQTKTMYNKTKMDVPRSPANISDEVSSEDDPSTGYTARRSMDRSHGDSMLRNRKPHHYKKHYTTEDIQKSGTSCSSRCSSSRQDSESTRPESETEDVLWEDLLHCAECRSSCSSETDADTNHGNLCMKREFRDDPFHQSHLPWLHSSNPGLEKVSAIVWEGNDCKKADMSVLEISGMIMNRVNSYTPGIGYQMFGNFISLILGLTPFAFRLSESRDLEQLATLTASEMYTIAFGSSTDIMVISMVVISFVVRVSLVWIFFFLLCVAERTYKQRLLFAKLFGHLTSARRARKSEVPHFRLKKVQNIKMWLSLRSYLKRRGPQRSVDVIVSSAFLLTISVVFICCAQLLHIHETFLECHYNWELVIWCISLTLFLLRFVTLGSETSKKYSNTSILLTEQINLYLKMEKKPNKKEELTLVNNVLKLATKLLKELDSPFRLYGLTMNPLLYNITQVVILSAVSGVISDLLGFNLKLWKIKS
- the PHTF2 gene encoding protein PHTF2 isoform X1; this encodes MASKVTDAIVWYQKKIGAYDQQIWEKSVEQREIKGLRNKPKKTGHVKPDLIDVDLVRGSAFAKAKPESPWTSLTRKGIVRVVFFPFFFRWWLQVTSKVIFSWLLLLYLLQVASVVLFIISPGPHCVPLTEVVGPIWLMLLLGTVHCQIVSTRTVKSPPVIGGKRRRKLRKAAHLEVHREGDGSSTTDNTQEGTLQNYGTSTSHSIGAVFRDIWHAAFFLSGSKKAKNSIDKSTETDNGYVSLEGRLTGKSSEDGVQVHEPQSEPIHSEETTWAAATNRIHQAQTKTMYNKTKMDVPRSPANISDEVSSEDDPSTGYTARRSMDRSHGDSMLRNRKPHHYKKHYTTEDIQKSGTSCSSRCSSSRQDSESTRPESETEDVLWEDLLHCAECRSSCSSETDADTNHGNLCMKREFRDDPFHQSHLPWLHSSNPGLEKVSAIVWEGNDCKKADMSVLEISGMIMNRVNSYTPGIGYQMFGNFISLILGLTPFAFRLSESRDLEQLATLTASEMYTIAFGSSTDIMVISMVVISFVVRVSLVWIFFFLLCVAERTYKQRLLFAKLFGHLTSARRARKSEVPHFRLKKVQNIKMWLSLRSYLKRRGPQRSVDVIVSSAFLLTISVVFICCAQLLHIHETFLECHYNWELVIWCISLTLFLLRFVTLGSETSKKYSNTSILLTEQINLYLKMEKKPNKKEELTLVNNVLKLATKLLKELDSPFRLYGLTMNPLLYNITQVVILSAVSGVISDLLGFNLKLWKIKS